The Theropithecus gelada isolate Dixy chromosome 3, Tgel_1.0, whole genome shotgun sequence genomic sequence tttgttttctattacttAGCTAAACATTAATGAAGAACCTGTTTGATGAGATGTTAACATCTGAAAAGAATTTCAGCCTCACACCCCAGCCTTTCTGATACAGTCTGGACACTCTCATAAATAAGCTGGAGAACTGCAGCATTGGTAGTAATAATAACCACGGATGCTCGCGTGCATGGGCCGATCCCTGTGTGGCACAACGCCCCGGCTGCCAGGAGTACCTGCTCACTGTCACCCTTGCTGGCTAAATAAGCTGGGGTGGTTAGATAAGGTAGGACAAGGCCCCTGGAGATGCTGAAGGGGACTGTGGAgctgggaaggagggaaagaggaggaggaggaacagggtAAAAGTGGGGAAGGAGCAGAGAAGTCGGAGGACGCTGTTAAGGGGAAGTGTGGGTATGTATGTGGAACCAGGGCCTCCATTATCTAACCACCCCAGCCGGGGAGCTCCAGGAAGGCCCAGCTGTTCTGGGTTACAGGACTCCACTCTGAGCTTCATGTGTTTATCTTCTTTCATCTTCAGGAGTCCTTCTGTGACAGGAACTATCTTTATTCACCTCTCACAGGTGATGATTCTGAGCACAAAGGGGTAGATAACCTTCCAAGACCACACAGCCAGGTGGATAAAGCCTGGACGTTCTGAAGATGCCAGCCTGTGGCACGATCACACAAGGGATCGGAGAGAAGAGGGCCGAGTATTCGCTCCCCAGGGTCGGCCTGAGGAAATCCCGGGGAGAATGGGGTGCACACCGCAGCACAGCTGCTGGccctggaggaggcaggaaagcTGGAGCCCAGAGAGGTGATGTGACTTAAGATCACATGAAGTCCCCTCGCAAAACTAACACAGGACCCCAAGCCCCTGCTTCCCTGTTGTGTGGCTGGTTCAGCTTGCCCTCAATGTGGGTCCAGGCAGTGGTGGGGCCCAAGAAGCCCCACCAATCAGAGCTCAGAGAGTGCCTCTCTTGTTAGGGCAGACCCATGACAGCTCACTGTATAAGCAAGTGCCCAGGCACAATCATAAGCAAGGAGGGGTCGAGGCCAGGGCCCTGGGAAACATTCCCTATATGTTCTGCAGGGCTGACTTCCTGGCTCTAGAGGAACATGAAGTCACAGGGGCAAAACATGCTTGTTTAGATGCATGCTAAAATAACCATggtttccagcctccagaacatgAGACTAGAGGGGGTCACAGAAGGTCTAGGGTTTCCTGGGAACTAGTCACAAGTTATCTGGTTGTGTGGCCTGCACTGAAGTCACACCTTATACAGGCCCCTTCTCCTCCACCTCAGGTGGTCATGGCAACAAGAAGATGCTGAGCTGCTTCTGTTGCTTGTCTTTCTTCCCAGAACTGTATCCACACCAGACAGCACAAGGAGGCAGACTAGGACCAAATGTCAGAGCCTGAAATCAGAAGCAGCCTACTGCACACCCTGGAGACGTAGAAATCTCTGCTTTCTTGGAATTTCTAGCTAAGTGGAAAGGAGGCCCTTATCCTCAGAAGGTATAGTGGGGAGCGCTTGCTCCTTGGCCATGCAGCACAATTTCCTCCTCTTCTGCACCGGTTACCGCAGCATCATTTCCTGGAGAGGAGAACTCTCTGACATTCTCCAGGACGTCATGATTGTCATCGGATGCTCAGCTTGTTACTCCCACACATTTTGCAAACCCTCAGTTGGAATTTTCACAGGAGACTTAGTGGTTAGTAAGTGAGAACGTCATTTTTTGCTCTTTACTTCTCTTTGATAAATAAAGGTCATAAAGGGAGGGACTTAGAATCAATCGTGCACATGTGTGCAGCATTGATTTGGTGTCCAGCCTCTTCTGCATGTTTGGCGTTCACCGTGTCTGTTCATGCTCTCAGCCATCTAAAGAGGTGAGCTCTCTCACTTTCCCCGTAGCAGGGGCTTGGGGAGGTAAACCTCCTGCCCAAGGAAGAAGAGGCCCAGGACAGACCACGTTGGCTGCAGCATGGTGAAAAATCAATACCAACAGCCCATTCAGAATTTTCTACTTTGAAAGAGATTGGAGAAGTTTGAAACTTCTGTCCGGATCTAATGCTGATCTCATGGAAACAGTTGACAAAACTCTTATGTTTGGAGACAGGGAGTTATAACATTACCACCAGAACGTTTTCAAGTCACAGCACTTACTATACTCACCACTGGTGGGAAGGGACATTTAAAAACCACTCACCTTTTCTCTCTGAATTTCAGAAGGGAGTTCAAAGCCTTTTGCTGCAAGAAATACCCAGCTAGACCTGAATTTCATGTTCCTGATTTCTTTACTTCCAAGTTCTTCTATGGCATTCTTTGCATCATTATTCAGTCTGCGGGACAAAGGTAAAAGCATGTGAGCATCTCAGGGAGATGTGGAGGGGAGTGGAGCCCTGCTCTGGGTGTATTACACTGTGCGTCCTTGGACGGAGGTTTCTAAACACATTTATCTCCTGCTGCAGTGCATGACACACAGTGGCAGCTAAGAGGCACACGTGCTTCTTGAGGATGTCACATTTCTAGTTAACCATTGGACATCCAGAGCCATTTTAGACCCCAATTTGGGACACAGAATTCTACTTCTCAATTCTGGAAAGCCCTTGTGCTTTGGGGTTCAATCACAGGCCCACTCTCAGCCAACACAATTTTCGGCTATTGCTCTGCCCCTTGTTTACTGACCACAAAATAAGGTGGAGAGAAGTTGCTGAAAGATGAAAGCAAATGTCAAAACAACCCCCTTTTCATAATCAGAAAAGTCcgcatcaaaaaggaaaaagaaatgtaaacaataCTGCCACTGCAAACAGTAAGATTTAGAGGAAGTGACAGGAGGGTAGACAGGAAAGTAAACAGTTACGTTTAGATTGTTCTAAGTGAGTGAAATCAGAGTTTTTCAAAGTATGTGCTAAGGAACTTCGGTTTGGTAAGATGCTCCATGAAAAAAGGAATCTGAGGTCAGATACATTTGGGAAACGCTGTGGTCAGTAGCCCTATCTGGGAAATTCACAATGCAAATAAGCACTTTGAAGGTTCTTAGACATTCTGCAGCAAAGACAAAGGTTTGGTTTACTTAGTAAGATACACTCTGAGAAGCACTGACCTACATCCACTTCTAGTACAGTATTGAATGTGTATGTTCgtatttctttattctcttcttctgtgtgtttttaaatttttttatttatttttaatttttttttttgacagagtctcactctgtcaccaggctggagtgcagtggtgcgatctcggctcactgccacctgcgcctcccgggttcaagtgattctcctgcctcagcctcccaagtacctgggactacaggtgcgtgccaccatgcccggctaattttatttatttttagtagagatgaggtttcaccatgttggccaggatggtctcgaacacttgacctcgtgatctgcccacctcggcctcccaaagtgctgggattacaggtgtaagccactgcgcccagcctcttttcctatttctatAGGGAAATTATCTCAATTTCCTTTCACATTGCTGTAAGTATTAATGCCACCCTGGGTTTAGGCTTTCTGTCCAGAGATTAGTTTTTCTGTCCTAATTATGGTCAACAGCGGCTTTGTCTTGATTCCTTGAAATACTCCTTTGATTTAGATTCTAGTACTTCTGTGGTTAgtgatgtaatttttttaaagaaatgccatCTATTTTGTCAtgatctttcattctttttccttagaGAAGTACTTTGCTCCTGGACTTTCTACTTCTCCCCAGAGGATGTCACTAAGAGGCCCTGGCAGTCTCTGCCCCAGCTGGCTTCTCTTGCCCACCGCTGTGACACATCTACACCCACTCACCTTGTGCTTCCGTCGTCATAGGTCACCATGAAGAGCAGGGATTTTGGAGGAGCACTCTGAATAAACTTTATCATCGGTCCAGAGTTATCTATTGGGGGATGCAAGTCAGTTTTAGGGTCTTTGCTATTCACTGAGGCTCTGCCTTGGGTGCTGGGCTTCCTCCTGCACCTGCGTTCTGTGTCCACTCTGAATCCTTGGGGTTCTTCTCGCTGCTCAACTCTGCAGATGGTGTGCTAGCTCTGGATATGTGAACATTCACTGGGTACCATGGGGACTATCTGAGGTGAGTGGCACAGTGTAGAAGGAAAAGAACTAGGCAGAACACTTGCAATAGGTGTTCAGGGTGGTAGTGAAAGGGGGTCAAGATAAGGAGCTTTTTTTTGACCAACAAACAAGAGAAGTAGAGCCtctggtagaaaaagaaaaaaaaaccctccttaGAAATGAGATCATAAAGATTATATTAACCAAACTCTTAACAAGCAGCAGCCTGTGTGGCACAGGTGGAGTGTTCTCTGCGGTCACTGATAAAGCGCCACACCCACACCATGACCACTGAGCAGAGTAGCCTCGCAATCATACCtccctgtgcagaagacagactCACACAGAACTCAAACATGAGACGTGTGGAACATGGGCAAGTCTGTGCCAAGAGACTTATCTATgccttataaaataaagataaaccaCAAACCCTGTTACTCACCACTGTGGCTCATTATTTACTGTTTTGCTTAGGTTAACTGCAGAGTACAACTGTGTCCTTCTCATTGGGTGCAGGCGTTTTCTATTCTTTGCCTTCACTATCTTTATAAAAGCTTGTTTTTGACAGTCTCagtgatatataaatataagaagGGATAGTATATCCTGGCCAGCAACTGTAGTCAAGAGTCAGTGCCCAGAAAGGAGAGACCATCGAGAGAGACTGGGCACCCGTGGGTTCCGGGAATTCTTGTGCTGCGCCCAGCAGAGCACTGTGAGTCACCAGGAGTAATTGTGACAGCTTTCAAAGGATGATGGTATTTAGGGTTGGATGCTGGtgactgtatttgtttttgtttttgtttttgttttgagatggagcctcactctgtcacccaggctggagtgcagtggtgcgatctcggctcactgcaagctccgcctcccgggttcatgtcattctcctgcctcagcctcccaagtagctgggactacaggtgcacgccaccacgcctggccaattttttgtatttttagtagagacggggtttcaccctgttggccaggatggtctcaatctcctaacctcgtgatccgcttgcctcagcctcccaaagtgctgaaattacaggcgtgagccacagcgcctgactggcttttttttttttttttttttaaggctttttttctttcttattatatCATGAGAGCTAAAAagagaaagactgaagaaaacTAACAGAAGAAAAGACATTTCTAGATGATGCCTTCAAATATTCTATGAATTCAATTAGAGTTTAAGAGGATCTACATAAGACCACACTAGATTACTCAGGAGAGCTGCTGGCATTTTTCtagtagacaaaataaaaatggttgacatttttctttgtgctttgtaatcttaattttatgtttaaaattcatttgaattttaacagaaaaaatttTCTTACCGCCTTCATACATATCAAAATGTTGTGTTGCTGTCACATTCCCAGTTAcatctgaaaatgaaagaaatagtattttaaagGAAAGTTCACAGAACTAGGGCACACTTGTGACACCAGGGCCTGGGGAAGGAAATATTTCTTCCCTGTCTATCTCAAGGAAACCCCACTGATGTAATGATCTGGCCTGCAGAGACACGGCTGGCCCTTTGAGGAGAGTCCCCAAAACAAGATGACAGGAAAGTGCTGGAAGATGTGCTAGAACTTTCTACCAGTTTGCTTCACGTTACAATTGATGGAACACTAATAACTCCCCCACCCACCTCATCCCACAGAAACACCAGAGACACCTCACACAGGCCCACCCACCTCTTCTCAGAGAAACACCAGACACCCTTCTCAAACAGACACCGCCTCATCCCACAGAAACACCAGAGCCCCCTCAGCCAGGCCCAACCGCCTCAGCCCACAGAAACACCAGAGCCCCCTCAGCCAGGCCCAACCGCCTCAGCCCACAGAAACACCAGAGTCCCCTCAGCCAGGCCCAACGGCCTCATCCCACAGAAACACCAGAGTCCCCTCAGCCAGGTCCAACCAGCTGAGCCCCCACAGAAACACCAGAGTCCCTTCAGCCAGGCCCACACGCCTTATCCCACAGAAACACCACAATCCCCTTAGCCAGGCCCAATCACCTTAGTCCACAGAAACACTGGAGCCCCCTCATTCACACCCAACCGCCTCATCCCACAGAAACAGCACAGCCCCCTCAGACAGGCGCAACTGCCTCAGCCCACAGAAACATCAGACAGCCCTCAGCCagaccacctgcctcagcccacaGAAACACCAGAGCCCCCTCAGCCAGGCCCAACCAGTTCAGCCCACAGAAACACCAGAGTCCCCTCAGCCagaccacctgcctcagcccacaGAAACACCAGAGTTCTCTCAGCGAGGCGCAAACAGCTCAGCGCACAGAAACACCAGAGTCCCCTCAGCCACGCCCAACCACGTCAGCCCACAGAAACACCAGAGCGCCCTCAGCCAGGCCAAACCACCTCAGCCAACAGAAACACCACAGCCCCCTCAGAAAGACCCACACGCCTCATCCGACAGAAACACGAGAGTCCCCTCAGCCAGGCCCAACAAGCTCAGCCCACAGAAACACCACAGTCCCCTCAGCCAGGCCCAACAAGCTCAGCCCACAGAAACACCAGAGCCCCCTCAGCCAGGCCCAATCACTTCAGCCCACAGAAACACCAAAGCCCCATCAGCCACGCCCACCTACTACACCACACAGAAACACCAGAGCCCCCTCAGCCAGGCCCAACCAGCTCAACCCAGAGAAATACCAGAGTCCGCTCAGCCaggtccacctgcctcatcccACAGAAACACCAGAGTCCCCTCAGCCAGGCCCACCTGCCTCATCCCACAGAAACACCAGAGTCCCCTCAGCCCGGCCCATCTGCCTTGGCCCACAGAAATACGAGTCCCCTCAGCCAGGCCTACCCGCCTCAGCCCACAGAAACACTGGAGTTCCTTCAGCCAGGCCCAACCAGCTGAGCCCAAAGAAACACCAGAGTCCCTTCAGCCAGGCCCACCCGCCTCATCCCACAGAGACACCAAAGCCCCCTCAGCCAGACCTACCCATCTCCTCCCACAGAAACACCACAGTCCCCTCAGCCAGACCTACCCATCTCCTCCCACAGAAACACCACAGTCCCTTCAGCCAGGCCCAACCAGCTCAGCCCACAGAAACACCAGAGTCCTTTCAGCCAGGCCTACCCGCCTTATCCCACAGAAACACCACAGTCCCCTTAGCCAGGCTAAACCAGTTCAGCTCACAGAAACAACAGAGCCCCCTCCGCCAcgcccacccgcctcagcccacAGAAACACCACAGCACCCTCAGCCAGGCCCACTCGCCTCATCCCTCAGAAACGCCACAGCCCCCTCAGTGAGGCCCAACCACCTCAGCCCACAGAAACACTAGACTTCCCTCAGCCaggcccacctgcctcagcccccagaaaCACTAGAGTCCCTTCAGCCAGGCCCAACGAGCTCAGCCCACAGAAACACCAGAGTCCCCTCAGCCAGGCCCACCCGCCTCATCCCACAGATACACCAGAGTCCCCTCAGCCGGACGCAATCAGCTCAGCCCACAGAAACACCACAGCCCCCTCAGCCAGGCCCAATCAGCTGAGCCCACAGACACACCAGAGTCCCCTCAGCCAGGCCCACCTGCCTCATCCCACAGAAATACCAGGGTCCACTCAGCCAGGCCTACCCGCCTCAGCCCACAGAAACACCAGATTTCCCTCAGCCAGGCCCAACGAGCTGAGCCCACAGAAACACCAGTCCCCTCAGCAGTCCCAACCGCCTCAgcccacaaaaacacaaaagcccCCTCAACCAGGCCCACCTGCCTCAACCCACAGGAACACCAGAGCCCACTCAGCCTGTTCACTTCCTACTTTACAGTCTCCTTCAGGGCTGTCAGACTAGGAACATTTTATCTCCACTTCCACAGCCCTCGCGTCTCGGGGCTATATGTCCACTCACTCATAGGGACGTTGTGGGAaaccctttccttctcctccgGGCCCCTCAATGGCAACTGTGAGAGAACTTTTTTCCAGACCTAAGAGAAAGGCCAGGTTTTGTTTCCCATGAGGCTGCAGTGGCTTTTATCACACAGAAGTATGAGATGGTCTGTGGTCTCAGCCCCTAAGCAGACACTGGGACTCTGGGAGCAAATGAGAGGCTCAGTCCAGGACCATGGGCTGCACCCCTTTGGCGGCCCTTCTGGTTTTAACCCTACCTTTGGCCTATccctctgttttttcctttttttaaaataaaatctatatttggttttcagttgtttatttgttgttagAACCACAAATAATCTGTGAAGTGAGAcatgtaaaaataattgaatatataattttaaaattcattaaaatataaacctAGCCTAAATCATGTGCAAAAGTCTTGAAAACCCAAGGTACCTTTGCAAATCTGACCAGAGAGCTTTTagagaagtttaaagaaaatatttaataacttacAGTTGACAATGGCAATGTTTATTCCTCTGGCAACATTTCCCAGCTTTTCTCCCATGAGCCTGAAATGGAGCTAAGCATTAGTCAAGTACCAAGAGGCATGCAACTC encodes the following:
- the FAM3B gene encoding protein FAM3B isoform X2 — encoded protein: MRPLAAAPVPKRQKCDHWTPCPSDTYAYRLLSGGGINKYAKICFEDDLLMGEKLGNVARGINIAIVNYVTGNVTATQHFDMYEGDNSGPMIKFIQSAPPKSLLFMVTYDDGSTRLNNDAKNAIEELGSKEIRNMKFRSSWVFLAAKGFELPSEIQREKINHSDTKNNRYSGWPAEIQIEGCIPKEPS